A portion of the Pseudoalteromonas galatheae genome contains these proteins:
- a CDS encoding alkaline phosphatase family protein, whose translation MLKILLFTLSIFSCAAFAERATTILISIDGFRWDYIEKHDAKNIAKLAKQGVRVTKLWPQYPTKTFPNHLSIVTGLKPIHHGIVDNYFCDKKRDECYKMGMGKVDSSWISGIPLWNLVKMHGYKSAAYFWPESDARINGMTPDYYYHYSKQADYKNRLNEIHNWLKLPKSEKPLFVASYFSLVDTMGHGYGPDHEKTKEAVQFIDGLIGDFVATLKKDKIKVNLVLVSDHGMTSVEPSKAVLLEDLDIPEDWTIKNSGTRVSLYALGNKSLKKGVLIKQLREKAKGRYDVLTKAQKLQLNGGESPRIGDIILQAKAPIVFMGRGKHSYYGTHGYEVTPDMAAFFVAHGPAFKSGLTITQASNLEVYPTLSHIMGLKPLNKLDSKGENLMKLVRK comes from the coding sequence ATGCTCAAAATCCTTCTTTTCACTTTATCCATCTTTAGCTGTGCTGCATTTGCTGAGCGCGCCACAACTATATTGATCTCTATAGATGGTTTCAGATGGGATTACATCGAAAAGCACGACGCAAAGAATATAGCAAAGCTTGCCAAACAGGGCGTTCGTGTGACCAAGCTATGGCCTCAATACCCGACCAAAACCTTTCCAAACCACTTATCAATCGTAACAGGTTTAAAGCCAATCCATCATGGTATTGTTGATAACTATTTTTGCGATAAAAAACGTGATGAGTGTTATAAAATGGGGATGGGTAAAGTGGATAGCTCATGGATTAGCGGTATTCCTTTGTGGAACCTAGTGAAAATGCACGGGTATAAATCTGCCGCCTACTTTTGGCCTGAATCCGACGCTAGAATCAATGGTATGACACCAGACTATTATTATCATTATTCAAAACAAGCCGATTATAAAAACCGCCTTAATGAAATTCATAATTGGCTAAAATTACCGAAAAGCGAAAAGCCATTGTTTGTTGCCAGCTATTTTTCTCTAGTAGATACCATGGGCCATGGATATGGACCAGATCATGAAAAAACAAAAGAAGCTGTACAATTTATTGACGGCTTAATTGGTGATTTCGTCGCGACTCTAAAGAAGGACAAAATCAAAGTAAACTTAGTACTCGTTTCTGATCACGGTATGACAAGCGTAGAGCCTAGCAAAGCCGTGCTACTTGAAGACCTAGATATACCTGAAGATTGGACGATAAAAAATAGCGGAACGAGAGTATCACTTTATGCGTTAGGCAATAAATCTCTTAAAAAAGGAGTGCTTATAAAGCAGTTACGTGAAAAAGCTAAAGGCCGTTATGATGTTTTAACTAAAGCGCAAAAGTTACAACTCAATGGAGGTGAATCACCTCGAATAGGTGATATTATTTTACAAGCTAAAGCGCCAATCGTATTTATGGGCCGAGGTAAGCATAGCTATTATGGCACTCATGGTTACGAAGTAACGCCCGATATGGCAGCATTCTTTGTTGCACATGGCCCAGCCTTTAAATCAGGCTTAACGATAACACAAGCAAGCAATTTAGAGGTTTACCCAACGCTTTCACATATTATGGGGCTCAAACCGCTCAATAAGCTTGATAGTAAGGGAGAAAACTTAATGAAGTTAGTTAGAAAATAA